ACATAAATTACGtagaattgaataaataaattaataatcaattGCTCACAATTACTACTCACAGTAGGCATAAAAGTAACTTATAATACAGGCAATAGCACAAGTAAATACCATGATTACCAATTATGACAGTAGGTACGTTTGTTTTACGAGCTTGAGATTATTCTTTAtcactttatttaattaaaaaatcttcgGTACCCAAATGTAGCAAGCCAGTTAGTCGTATTTATCCAATAGCTGAAATAAAATTGGATACAGAGTAACAGGCATATCATTACCCCAAGTAAAGTCTACATGGTTCCATATTTTATCTTCCATCACATGATATTTAACTACGTTCGGTAAAAGCGTTCTCAGAATCGCTACATCTTTGATCCTGGACAACGGATCATTTTCACCCACTAACAATGCAACTTTAGTTGTTACTTTTCTTAAATCATAGTTTGGTGGAACTATATAGCCGTAACGTTTTAAATTTTCTACTGGTCCGTAGTCAAATTCACAAAATCTTTTACTAAGAATCAGTTGGTTGGAGTGTTCTAGATTTTTTCTTGAAGTATGATTCGGATAGTGTCCTACGACAATTTTACTGAATTCTGCATCAAAACGCTTGGTATCGAATCCGGTGATGTAAAAACTTGTCCACAAGAAGCATAATTCGTAGCCAAGGAAATCTTGACTGCATAGAAGTCTCAGAAAATTGGTCATGTAAGAGTTATCAGGGAAAGTTTCTTCTATTCCTGTAGATTCTATCAGTCCACGGAGCATTGGGGCTAGACTTGCAATAGTCGACAATGGTTGTATCAAGTCCGTTAAGAAAGCTACCGGTGCCATTCCAATGAAAAGCTTTATTTTCTCGTTATATTCAGGTCTTTTAGACAATAAAACAAACTGTACAGTCGTTCCTTGAGAATGTCCAATTGTCTGCAGCTTCTTTTCTCCAGTGGTTTTCAGAATGTAGTCAATCATGGCGGGAACATCGTAATTACCGGTGTCGTGGAATGTAAAGTCCCagaattttttatctttatcaggATTCAGTTTGAGATGTCTCCGGGAATATTTGTTTCCTCTGACATTGCCAGCCCAGACGTCGTAACCTGCATTCGCTAATGATATAACTAATGATTTATTTCCTCTAATTATGTAGCAATCGGCAGTGTCTGCAACTCCATGTAGCAGTAAAACTGGAGTTTTTCTTCTTCCTTTAACATGGAATATTGTTAAAATATACCCATCTTCAGTGATCACTTGATGTTCTTCAACTGAATGTCCATATTTTGCTCCAAGTTGCGTAAAATTGAGTCGTCCATCTTCAGGCAAAGTAGTACGTAAACACCTTGATGGGACGAAAACAGCCACCACTATTGTGTAAACTAAagtaaatttcattattatattttaaaacacatGATTTTCTACTGCAAAAATGCAGTCCGTTATAAtgcataaaatattaatgaaacTTGATACCTATGCccttaatttatatacaatattttaagaaacatttattttttcgacCTCTGCAAACTAGTTGacatttatttgtcattttctTGTAAGTACTAAATTTCACAGGCAATTTTAGATACCTCGTATTTCAGTAACTACTAAGTCGATAATGATACTGAGACACGAAGTTTGTGTCAAAAGCTATTGGTTACGTTGTTTGGGTTATCTATTAATAATATGTCATATATATTGACGTCATGTTTTCTGTGTTTTTGTATCTCCCTTGTTGAgagaatttacaatatttatattcttatgtaAACAAATTGAGATTTATTCAAAGTTACAAACACTaattttgtacgataagtttttcctttgcgcaataaagattaaataaataaacacttatttttcaatatttatgcctcagattttaaaagtcaaaataatagattattaaccaagagATGGAACTGATggaaggcacccatttctgacGAGATATTTTGGCTTGAACAAAGTAAGAGCGACAAACTTAGAAATGGGTGTTTTCACCCGAGTCCCTACTTTTCATTACGAATACGTGGAACTGAAACACTGAACATTTTAAGTAAAAggatcgttatttatggaaggTTACAGAATGGAAATTACAAAACATATCCACTTTGAActgaaaaatatatacctagaaAGTAAAATACGCTAGGGCCGAAATATATTACTTTCACCCTCCTTCATAGACAAACAATGAGtgactttcagagcatgagaaatgaaaaagttaTACACACCGGAGCATCAGTGTGATTACCGAATAGTAGTTGATTAACAAATAGTAAGCACAATAGTACAATGTATGTGAATATATTGGCgcagccaaggtgttcacaattATCTGAACAAGTGTCTATTATCTTATCAAGAAGTTACAGCGCATGTTCTGATTACGCATGACTACCTTGGCAGCTCTGAccgtctagcatgagttgcgttctctcGCGCGattccatacttgaagtcgcacGAGAACGCAATTCACGCTAGAAGGTCTGATATAATATCTTATGGCGACATGATATTCGGCAGCGCGCCGTGATAcatatcgtcgctatacttactcaaactcgtatctgatatacgtatctaatatatagatacgaggttgagtaagtatagcgacgatattATCGTAGTCggctaaattataatattttctctCGCTGCATCTTTTGAACAAAGCATCATATAAAGAGGAACACCTTCACTTAAGGCCTACAGGTTGATGTTGATGGTATTGATATTAATTGACTTTAATAGGATCTTTACAAATTCTTTTCCTGCTTGCCGTGATCATAGACGTCGACATAAAGACTCCACTTCCTTTTTCAtatagggcctccgctagctgacgcggattatccggaacggacgccccgtctaataagaaattgtatgaacagcgctaaatggcgcgggcgcgtgcgacggatttcgCCTGGgagcagggggcctaccgcgaaaaccgaaattcgcaaattgcagggatctttctcttttactctcactaagatgtaattagagtgacagagaaagaaagtgcccgcaattggcgaacttCGATTTCACTGTTTTTGTGTGGTGACCGTTCGTCGTCTTGTAAATAAGGAAAGTGATCTGTGGCCGTGACTTATTCAGGTTCTTTGACCAAGGTCGCATCATTATAACCTATCTAGACACTGCGGCAATCTGGTTTTACACATAATGTTAGTGCCTaagtcataaaactttacgggcctgattttgTAACACGAACCcgcacttgaccgttttttttatGAGAGGAAAACTCTGCGCctgcatttattttaaatttgccgcctttttctttTGACAGATATGCCTTGCTAAactatatagggagcgtgcatgaactgtaggagacagcacaggagccgtcagatttttggcgcgaggcgtaaatgtgattgtttattgttccgatgtagcccacaagatggcagcacttactatgcacaagaaaacacgtgacgtgtaaatgtatatgtttatggttccgattcaggccataaaatggcagaccctccaacgcgcacggtccctataacatcttttatattttaactgatgtgtaatacctatatataaaaatcaagagtgagaataaaagctttttttttgaCAACTTCAAAGCGTCTGGTAATAGTTATCGCCGGCGAAAATGGTCTGGCAACgttgattataaatttttaacattattatttaaaacatacataaaaatcagccgtgaaaatttaagaaaagttagtaatatttttacctacctttagcaccttgtaccggacaaatggccgtcgggctaatatagcaagtatgcagacattgaAATggaaagtacatactaacactatattatcccttacattttagtcatgagaaaataaCTCATATTTAAAAAGCCTGTTACGAATCGTTCAAAAATGGACTCATTTTTGATCCTTTATTCGTTAGGTTAAGTCATTAatgtttgtaattaaaaatcaataatttttaatataatttaatttaatgtatccaaatattctaataattaatttcattcagattgcatattttttaattaaaatattcaatgaaatgtTTAATTCAATCGTTGCTCAATgtctttatgttttaatttaaatatggcAATTTGGTGTTCAAAAACGTTGACAGTTTACAGAGCTTTCAAAAACTTACCGTTATTGTCCAATCCCCCAACGACTATTCACTTTGTCaccttttgtattttgtaattttgggagtaaaccagcgtctatactatacagtccactcttatttatcacctcgacaacacctgagaccagcgaagGTTTTacatggtccttcgaaccggattcCTTTGAGTCAGAGGTAAGCTCTGCAAATACAGTGGTCAAGGCGCACAATTCAAATTTCATCAACttaccaaaaatcaatttaccTCGGTTTGAAGGTGGATATCAGGACTGGTTAGCATTTCGAGACACGTATCTTTCGTTAATTCATAATAATGATTCAATCAATACGGTAAATAAATTCCATTACTTGCGTGCTTCTCTTAAAGGCAGTGCAGCACTTATCATTCAGAGTTTGGATCTCACGTGTGATAATTATTCAATTGCATGGCAATTGCTTTCAGAAAGATACGACAATCAAAAGTTATTAGTAGCTAATCATGTTAGTGCCTTATTCAACGTTGAGCCAATACATAAAGAGTCGAGCCAGGCTCTGAGAAATATTTTAGATACCACAACAAAAAACC
This region of Cydia pomonella isolate Wapato2018A chromosome 17, ilCydPomo1, whole genome shotgun sequence genomic DNA includes:
- the LOC133527299 gene encoding lipase 1-like, whose translation is MKFTLVYTIVVAVFVPSRCLRTTLPEDGRLNFTQLGAKYGHSVEEHQVITEDGYILTIFHVKGRRKTPVLLLHGVADTADCYIIRGNKSLVISLANAGYDVWAGNVRGNKYSRRHLKLNPDKDKKFWDFTFHDTGNYDVPAMIDYILKTTGEKKLQTIGHSQGTTVQFVLLSKRPEYNEKIKLFIGMAPVAFLTDLIQPLSTIASLAPMLRGLIESTGIEETFPDNSYMTNFLRLLCSQDFLGYELCFLWTSFYITGFDTKRFDAEFSKIVVGHYPNHTSRKNLEHSNQLILSKRFCEFDYGPVENLKRYGYIVPPNYDLRKVTTKVALLVGENDPLSRIKDVAILRTLLPNVVKYHVMEDKIWNHVDFTWGNDMPVTLYPILFQLLDKYD